In the Pseudonocardia cypriaca genome, one interval contains:
- a CDS encoding metallophosphoesterase family protein has protein sequence MSDPRLVAVSDLHVRYPDNRAVVESLHPTSDDDWLIVAGDVAEEVGDVVWALGLLRERFARVVWVPGNHELWTRGKDPVQLRGVQRYLALVQACRELDVLTPEDPFPVWDGPGGPVTVAPLFAFYDYSFLPAGTMTAEEGLAAAYAAGVICTDEHLLHPDPYPDRAAWCAARIEESERRLDECDPDLPTVLVNHWPLTRHPTDVLRHPEFALWCGTTRTADWHVRYRAAAVVYGHLHIPRVTWEDGVRFVEASLGYPREWQPRDARNGTVVTDLLPRRILPTA, from the coding sequence GTGAGCGACCCGCGGCTCGTGGCCGTCAGCGACCTGCACGTGCGCTACCCCGACAACCGCGCTGTGGTCGAGTCCCTGCATCCCACCAGCGACGACGACTGGTTGATCGTCGCGGGCGACGTCGCCGAGGAGGTCGGGGACGTCGTCTGGGCGCTCGGTCTGCTGCGGGAGCGGTTCGCCCGCGTGGTGTGGGTGCCCGGCAACCACGAGCTGTGGACGCGCGGGAAGGACCCGGTGCAGCTGCGCGGCGTGCAGCGCTACCTCGCGCTCGTGCAGGCCTGCCGCGAGCTGGACGTGCTCACGCCCGAGGACCCGTTCCCGGTCTGGGACGGGCCCGGTGGCCCGGTTACCGTCGCGCCGCTCTTCGCGTTCTACGACTACTCGTTCCTCCCGGCCGGCACGATGACGGCGGAGGAGGGGCTCGCCGCCGCGTACGCCGCCGGGGTGATCTGCACCGACGAGCACCTGCTGCACCCCGACCCGTACCCGGACCGGGCGGCGTGGTGCGCCGCCCGGATCGAGGAGTCGGAGCGCCGGCTCGACGAGTGCGACCCGGACCTGCCCACCGTCCTGGTGAACCACTGGCCGCTCACCCGCCACCCCACCGACGTGCTCCGCCACCCCGAGTTCGCGCTCTGGTGCGGCACGACGCGCACCGCCGACTGGCACGTGCGCTACCGGGCAGCGGCCGTCGTGTACGGGCACCTGCACATCCCACGCGTGACGTGGGAGGACGGCGTGCGCTTCGTGGAGGCGTCGCTCGGCTACCCGCGCGAGTGGCAGCCGCGCGACGCCCGCAACGGCACGGTGGTCACCGACCTGCTGCCGCGCCGGATCCTGCCGACCGCCTGA